Proteins encoded within one genomic window of Candidatus Thermodiscus eudorianus:
- a CDS encoding DUF1446 domain-containing protein codes for MELRILSPTAILGYGFPLESFRRGLRDGPDAIAVDAGSTDPGPYYLGEGVPFVSAEAVERDLYHLLEASLDHGIPLLVGSAGGGGARPHVEWALERLRRAASRLGRRVRVGLVYSDVDKDLLAGRLRNGLYSVRDPYSPLPELGEELVLSSSRIVAQVGVEPFIELLKRGVDVVLAGRSVDVAPFAALPWMKGFDRGLAVHMAKILECGALAAEPGSGSDGMMGVIRSGEFEVYPLNPARRATVTSVSEHALYERRDPYREYIPGGYADLTETTYEELGDGRVVVRGSRWISSERRLVKLEGVRLVGHRYVVIAGVRDPGFLERLDELVNAALSHVSRLVGGDGYRVYVRVYGRDGVMGPREPTPRLGHEAGLVIEVVAASRDRAKTVAGLVRSTLLHMGWEGRKTTAGNLAFPFSPSDLDGGRVYEWSIWHLVEERDPLEYARLEVLEAG; via the coding sequence TTGGAGTTGAGGATCCTGTCGCCCACGGCCATACTGGGTTATGGGTTTCCCCTTGAGAGCTTTAGGCGCGGGCTGAGGGACGGGCCCGACGCTATCGCGGTTGACGCCGGCTCGACCGATCCGGGCCCCTATTACTTGGGCGAGGGGGTCCCCTTCGTATCGGCGGAGGCAGTTGAACGCGACCTCTACCATCTCCTAGAGGCCTCCCTCGACCACGGAATACCACTCCTAGTAGGGAGTGCCGGCGGTGGGGGCGCCCGTCCCCACGTGGAGTGGGCCCTTGAGAGGCTTAGGCGCGCCGCCTCTAGGCTAGGCAGGCGTGTAAGGGTTGGCCTGGTCTATAGCGATGTCGATAAAGACCTACTAGCCGGTAGGTTGAGAAACGGCTTGTATAGCGTGAGGGACCCCTACTCTCCCCTGCCAGAGCTAGGCGAGGAGCTGGTACTATCTAGTAGTAGGATCGTGGCCCAGGTGGGTGTAGAGCCCTTCATAGAACTCTTGAAGCGGGGCGTCGACGTAGTCCTCGCGGGTAGGAGTGTCGACGTGGCCCCATTCGCTGCCCTCCCATGGATGAAGGGCTTCGACCGGGGACTAGCCGTACACATGGCGAAGATACTTGAGTGCGGCGCCCTCGCGGCCGAGCCCGGTAGCGGGAGCGACGGCATGATGGGCGTGATTAGGAGTGGGGAGTTCGAGGTCTACCCGCTCAACCCGGCTAGGAGGGCTACAGTTACCAGCGTCTCAGAGCACGCTCTCTACGAGAGGAGGGACCCCTACCGCGAGTACATCCCCGGGGGCTACGCGGACCTCACGGAGACTACCTACGAGGAGCTGGGTGATGGGAGGGTCGTTGTCCGGGGGAGCAGGTGGATATCCTCGGAGAGGAGGCTTGTGAAGCTTGAGGGCGTCAGGCTGGTTGGCCACAGGTACGTTGTAATAGCTGGCGTGAGGGACCCCGGGTTCCTTGAGAGGCTCGACGAGCTGGTCAACGCCGCGCTCAGCCACGTCTCCAGGCTCGTGGGCGGAGACGGCTACCGCGTGTATGTCAGGGTCTATGGGAGGGATGGCGTGATGGGCCCGCGGGAACCAACGCCGAGGCTGGGCCATGAGGCTGGGCTCGTGATCGAGGTCGTGGCCGCTAGCAGGGATAGGGCTAAGACCGTGGCTGGGCTCGTGAGGAGCACGCTCCTCCACATGGGCTGGGAGGGTAGGAAGACTACCGCGGGGAACCTGGCGTTCCCCTTCAGCCCGAGCGACCTAGATGGCGGGCGCGTCTACGAGTGGAGTATATGGCATTTGGTGGAGGAGAGGGACCCTCTGGAGTATGCTAGGCTTGAGGTGTTGGAGGCTGGTTGA
- a CDS encoding gamma carbonic anhydrase family protein, giving the protein MNPGYPCNIIAYNGLKPRVDPSAYIDPMARVFGDVRIGENAVVLFGTIIRGDDDRVEIGRDTAILENSLVEAPKGHPVTIGRNVLVSHGAIIHGATVGDGALVGIGAIVLDGARIGEEAIVAAGALVPPGKEIPPRTLALGVPAKPVRELSDDDIETVRRELSQVHSKAVAYRRILPRPC; this is encoded by the coding sequence ATGAACCCCGGCTACCCGTGTAACATAATCGCGTACAATGGGCTGAAGCCCCGGGTCGACCCCTCAGCCTACATAGACCCCATGGCCAGGGTCTTCGGAGACGTCCGCATCGGGGAGAACGCGGTAGTCCTCTTCGGCACCATAATAAGGGGAGACGACGACAGGGTGGAGATAGGCAGGGATACCGCCATACTGGAGAACAGTCTCGTGGAGGCGCCAAAGGGGCACCCGGTCACCATAGGCAGGAACGTGCTGGTAAGCCACGGGGCCATAATACACGGGGCCACGGTAGGGGATGGAGCCCTAGTGGGCATAGGAGCGATAGTACTCGACGGGGCCAGGATAGGGGAGGAGGCGATAGTAGCCGCTGGAGCCCTCGTACCGCCGGGCAAAGAGATACCGCCGCGGACACTAGCCCTAGGCGTGCCGGCGAAGCCCGTGAGGGAGCTATCGGACGACGACATAGAGACTGTCAGGAGGGAGTTATCCCAGGTGCATAGCAAGGCGGTAGCCTACAGGAGGATACTGCCACGCCCATGCTAG
- a CDS encoding amino acid ABC transporter substrate-binding protein — translation MRKGMLFAMVLVALMLAGPVAFADMYPESVSGDVIKIGMTISLSGKFATEGQQALCGVKAVIKWYNDQGGVDIGGKKYKLQLVYYNDESSKDNVASLYTKLITTDKVDFLLAPYSSGLTLAALPVAEQNNKLILSHGGASDSIVSKGYYYIVQVLTPASRYLEQAAVLVHDKIPNAKVALIFENAAFAQAVKKGLKSYLEKYGVNVVYEADYEPGTSDFSVYIQSAKQKGADVLLGGGHYEDGKALVKQAHDSEWSLKFIAILVAPAQPKFYDELGEGIVNGVAYPSQWSPKANYNPQAAQQAGLTWAGPTIDDYLNYFHQVCPDLESPAYQSAEAGAAVVYLVEAIKKANEMFGADAIKDSAKVREAFNDLKIMTFFGPLWIDPDTGKQMGHPMLLMQWQGKNRVIIYPPEYAEASPLIAAPNWQFGGAPATTTTQAPATTTTQPASPTKTTTTTTAAKGGMSTGLVASIVILIIIIVAVAWYAMSKK, via the coding sequence TTGAGGAAGGGAATGCTCTTTGCAATGGTCCTGGTAGCGCTGATGCTCGCCGGTCCAGTGGCGTTCGCCGACATGTACCCGGAGAGCGTGTCGGGCGACGTCATCAAGATCGGCATGACCATAAGCCTGTCGGGCAAGTTCGCTACCGAGGGCCAGCAGGCTCTATGCGGTGTGAAGGCTGTCATCAAATGGTATAACGACCAGGGAGGAGTCGATATAGGCGGTAAGAAGTACAAGCTACAGCTAGTCTACTACAACGACGAGTCCAGCAAGGACAACGTCGCATCCCTATACACGAAGCTCATAACGACAGACAAGGTAGACTTCCTACTAGCACCATACTCCAGCGGCCTCACCCTGGCAGCACTGCCAGTGGCAGAGCAGAACAACAAGCTCATCCTAAGCCACGGCGGTGCAAGCGACTCGATAGTCAGCAAGGGCTACTACTACATAGTCCAGGTACTCACACCCGCGAGCAGGTACCTGGAGCAGGCCGCTGTGCTAGTGCATGACAAGATACCCAACGCCAAGGTCGCCCTGATATTCGAGAACGCCGCCTTCGCCCAGGCCGTCAAGAAGGGACTCAAGAGCTACCTAGAGAAGTACGGTGTAAACGTGGTGTACGAGGCCGACTACGAGCCCGGGACCAGCGACTTCTCAGTCTACATACAGTCGGCCAAGCAGAAGGGAGCCGATGTACTGCTGGGCGGCGGGCACTACGAGGATGGGAAGGCCCTGGTAAAGCAGGCCCATGACAGCGAGTGGAGCCTCAAGTTCATAGCAATCCTAGTAGCCCCTGCACAGCCGAAGTTCTACGACGAGCTAGGCGAGGGTATTGTGAACGGCGTAGCCTACCCAAGCCAGTGGAGCCCCAAGGCCAACTACAACCCACAGGCAGCACAGCAGGCCGGCCTAACCTGGGCTGGACCGACGATCGACGACTACCTGAACTACTTCCACCAGGTATGCCCAGACCTTGAATCGCCAGCCTACCAGTCAGCCGAGGCTGGAGCAGCCGTAGTCTACCTGGTCGAGGCCATCAAGAAGGCCAACGAGATGTTCGGCGCGGACGCCATAAAGGACAGTGCAAAGGTCAGGGAGGCCTTCAACGACCTGAAGATAATGACGTTCTTCGGCCCGCTATGGATAGACCCAGACACCGGTAAACAAATGGGACACCCAATGCTACTGATGCAGTGGCAGGGCAAGAACAGGGTCATCATATACCCGCCGGAGTACGCTGAGGCTAGCCCGCTGATAGCGGCCCCGAACTGGCAGTTCGGCGGAGCCCCTGCTACGACGACGACCCAGGCTCCCGCGACTACAACGACCCAGCCCGCGTCACCGACTAAGACGACGACTACAACGACTGCCGCCAAGGGTGGCATGTCCACGGGACTGGTAGCTAGTATAGTGATACTGATTATCATAATAGTTGCTGTCGCCTGGTATGCTATGAGCAAGAAATAA
- a CDS encoding DUF3368 domain-containing protein, translating into MTRRRQRKKLKPTRGSLRVVLNTSPLIVLSKLGLLELALTELFSEAQIPQGVLSELGRKDDAVYHLVKDMVRRGLLKVEEVSVSFPRLGTGESSAILVALNKGKVAVIDDKRARRLARELGLEVIGTLAILRKLYEQGYIKMTIEELYIKLLDLGFYIRRDIYDKIFKNKNK; encoded by the coding sequence TTGACGAGGAGGAGGCAGAGGAAGAAATTGAAGCCTACAAGAGGCTCTTTAAGAGTGGTTCTTAACACGTCTCCCCTCATAGTGCTATCAAAGTTAGGGTTACTCGAATTAGCCTTGACAGAGTTGTTTTCTGAAGCTCAGATCCCACAGGGTGTATTGTCTGAACTTGGGAGAAAAGATGATGCCGTCTATCACCTGGTAAAAGACATGGTGAGGAGGGGACTGCTCAAGGTTGAAGAAGTTTCCGTGTCTTTCCCGAGGCTTGGCACGGGAGAGTCATCTGCTATACTAGTTGCACTGAACAAGGGTAAGGTTGCTGTAATCGATGATAAGAGGGCGAGGAGGCTTGCCCGGGAGCTAGGATTAGAGGTTATAGGAACACTAGCAATTCTACGGAAACTATATGAGCAAGGCTATATTAAAATGACGATAGAAGAACTCTATATTAAACTCTTAGACCTGGGCTTTTACATCAGAAGAGACATTTATGACAAAATATTTAAAAATAAAAATAAATAA
- a CDS encoding MBL fold metallo-hydrolase — protein MGAIDKLMRLGDSTYLLRGSPSTLFHVNDEVVYVIDPGHGSKRAKQIKRVLAELGGEAVAVVTHYHSDHFESLSKDTGIGKIYSSRLDKPGIEHPEYRVSMTFGLPLEEWQEALLYKPVAVGVDEAFDCGSRVGPLETLHLPGHTPGQIGVLTPDGVLYAADAVFGERVLEAYLLPYHRDPCKARDSLAKLLGASFRVLVPGHGPVLEEGEGRELVRANMRVLDSFLSRLVESLEEPVSFEEILHRLVDDASKAGSPGAMFLVEQSLRGALACLAGRGLIEAGLEKKGVVWVKK, from the coding sequence TTGGGCGCTATTGACAAGCTCATGAGGCTCGGCGACTCAACCTACCTCCTCAGGGGGTCTCCCTCGACCCTATTCCACGTGAACGACGAAGTCGTGTATGTTATTGACCCTGGGCATGGATCAAAGAGAGCCAAGCAGATTAAGAGGGTACTAGCGGAGCTCGGCGGCGAGGCTGTGGCGGTAGTAACGCACTATCACAGTGACCACTTCGAATCCCTGTCAAAGGACACAGGAATCGGGAAAATCTACTCTTCCCGACTGGACAAGCCCGGCATAGAGCACCCGGAGTATCGCGTGTCAATGACCTTCGGTCTACCACTAGAGGAGTGGCAGGAAGCACTACTCTACAAGCCCGTTGCTGTGGGCGTGGATGAAGCCTTCGACTGCGGCAGCCGGGTGGGTCCCCTGGAGACCCTACACCTCCCAGGCCACACGCCCGGCCAGATCGGCGTGCTCACGCCAGACGGGGTCCTCTACGCGGCCGATGCCGTGTTCGGCGAGAGGGTCCTCGAAGCCTACCTACTGCCATACCATAGGGATCCATGCAAGGCTAGGGACAGCCTGGCCAAGCTACTCGGAGCCAGCTTCCGGGTGTTGGTCCCGGGCCACGGGCCCGTGTTGGAGGAGGGTGAGGGGCGCGAGCTGGTCCGGGCTAACATGCGGGTCCTAGACTCATTCCTCTCAAGGCTGGTCGAGTCGCTGGAGGAGCCAGTCTCGTTCGAGGAGATCCTCCACAGGCTGGTGGATGACGCCTCCAAGGCTGGCTCTCCAGGCGCGATGTTCCTGGTAGAGCAGAGCCTCCGAGGAGCCCTAGCATGCCTCGCTGGACGCGGCCTGATAGAGGCTGGCCTGGAGAAGAAGGGCGTCGTCTGGGTCAAAAAGTGA
- a CDS encoding UPF0175 family protein, with protein MARTSAKRVVIEVPEGLRIPPGELEERLRIELALRLYEKGIASLGQARRIAGLSKWDFLELLAREGIPLHYGEEELKEDLEVAKKLAEKTRE; from the coding sequence GTGGCCAGGACTAGTGCCAAACGAGTTGTTATCGAGGTTCCTGAGGGTCTAAGGATTCCTCCTGGCGAGCTTGAGGAAAGACTCCGGATAGAACTAGCGTTGAGGCTTTATGAAAAGGGTATAGCGTCGCTGGGCCAGGCTAGAAGGATAGCGGGTCTCTCGAAATGGGATTTCCTAGAACTACTAGCCAGGGAAGGCATACCGCTACACTACGGTGAAGAGGAGTTGAAAGAAGACCTGGAGGTTGCTAAGAAGCTTGCAGAGAAGACAAGAGAGTAA
- a CDS encoding DUF3368 domain-containing protein, whose protein sequence is MQRRQESNRAEGEFLVVSNSSVIIALARICRLDLLEKPFGKILVSEAVWREIAVKGKPGHEKIVRADFIHVGKAGNRRLVTLLEGFVDSGEAEAIVLALERNADLLLVDDRDAREIAKKLGLQVMGTLGVIALAKYGGLIPKAKPIIDKLVESGFWISRKLLEEFLRELSEL, encoded by the coding sequence TTGCAGAGAAGACAAGAGAGTAACAGAGCGGAGGGAGAGTTTCTAGTCGTCTCTAATTCAAGCGTTATTATCGCACTTGCCAGGATATGCCGTTTAGACCTCTTGGAGAAACCCTTTGGGAAGATCCTTGTCTCAGAAGCTGTCTGGAGGGAAATAGCAGTTAAAGGCAAGCCTGGCCATGAGAAGATAGTGAGGGCAGATTTCATACATGTAGGGAAAGCTGGTAATAGGAGGCTAGTAACTCTTCTTGAAGGGTTCGTGGATAGCGGTGAAGCAGAAGCAATAGTTCTAGCACTAGAGCGAAACGCAGATCTATTACTCGTCGACGACCGCGATGCAAGAGAAATAGCTAAAAAGCTGGGACTACAAGTAATGGGTACGCTAGGCGTGATAGCGCTAGCTAAATATGGAGGACTAATTCCTAAGGCAAAGCCAATAATAGATAAGCTCGTAGAAAGCGGCTTCTGGATATCTAGGAAGCTACTTGAAGAATTCCTTAGAGAACTAAGTGAACTCTAA
- a CDS encoding DUF4387 domain-containing protein: MRCWRLVDLVELGSVARVVRSKNAGPYTLTLDIIFDSVECAVEAYKRITRDMVGALYRIDPENVEIILYKPANAVKINLPRLVPSGHPGDTDVYGAQQHAPLLSLDLDIDCQGAG, from the coding sequence TTGAGGTGTTGGAGGCTGGTTGACTTGGTGGAGCTTGGTAGTGTTGCTAGGGTTGTGAGGAGCAAGAACGCGGGGCCCTATACGCTGACCCTCGACATAATATTCGACTCCGTGGAGTGCGCTGTGGAGGCATACAAGAGGATCACCAGGGATATGGTAGGAGCACTCTACAGGATAGACCCGGAGAACGTGGAGATAATACTCTACAAGCCCGCCAACGCCGTGAAGATAAACCTGCCCAGGCTAGTCCCCTCCGGGCACCCCGGGGATACGGACGTCTACGGAGCACAACAACACGCCCCACTCCTAAGCCTAGACCTAGACATCGACTGCCAGGGAGCAGGGTGA
- a CDS encoding phosphoadenosine phosphosulfate reductase family protein, whose amino-acid sequence MRERRFQGPARIVGWNPRANSPWLGVARGFKLARDHWLAGREEKRWYMEALEEAFPGSSSLLGDRLLLFHRAFSPDGGYGVEVFHDALRAGLLAYEGSKWRLYPTGALASLLATMGYPVYRVEARGRLKGKKIRIEGCEDKEYIIVGSRGYSGVARRLGGDCMYRVKDMAPGGFKPLGESTVEDAVAVNRAYIERLASEAREFIASEAGRGRVYVAVSGGLDSSVALTLAVEALGPERITAVYADTGMEFPESRETVEALASRLGVELAVVRAERDPLELIRERGLMARDNRWCTRLLKLEPLRRFYKRVGARVVVDGARSLESEGRAKTPRVGVNPLIPGVKRLLPIKSWSRLEVQLYASLKRLPVNPLYDTGFQRIGCMVCPAMHLHELRLASKMKPGFYERLYNTLKSTGVRDPRGTILSGRWRNTPTPRDKG is encoded by the coding sequence ATGAGGGAGAGAAGATTCCAAGGGCCTGCGAGGATCGTAGGGTGGAACCCCAGGGCCAACTCGCCCTGGCTGGGCGTAGCACGGGGCTTCAAGCTAGCCCGAGACCACTGGCTAGCGGGCAGGGAGGAGAAGCGTTGGTATATGGAGGCCCTCGAAGAGGCCTTCCCAGGCTCCTCATCCCTCCTAGGCGACAGGCTCCTCCTATTCCACAGGGCCTTCTCGCCCGACGGCGGATACGGGGTTGAGGTGTTCCACGACGCGCTGAGGGCCGGGCTCCTGGCCTATGAGGGGTCCAAGTGGAGGCTCTACCCTACCGGGGCGCTGGCCAGCCTATTGGCAACCATGGGTTATCCGGTGTATAGGGTTGAGGCTAGAGGTAGACTGAAGGGGAAGAAGATAAGGATAGAGGGCTGCGAGGACAAGGAGTACATCATTGTAGGGTCGCGGGGATATAGCGGGGTTGCGAGGCGCCTCGGCGGGGACTGCATGTATCGGGTGAAGGATATGGCTCCCGGGGGCTTCAAGCCCCTGGGCGAGTCCACAGTAGAGGATGCCGTCGCCGTCAATAGGGCCTATATTGAGAGGCTCGCCTCGGAGGCCCGGGAGTTCATAGCCAGCGAGGCCGGGAGAGGCCGAGTCTACGTTGCAGTGAGTGGGGGATTGGATAGCAGCGTGGCCCTTACACTAGCGGTCGAGGCCCTCGGCCCCGAGAGGATAACGGCGGTATACGCCGACACCGGGATGGAGTTCCCCGAGTCCAGGGAGACGGTCGAGGCCCTGGCCAGCAGGCTCGGAGTCGAGCTAGCCGTGGTTAGAGCAGAGAGGGACCCCCTGGAGCTTATACGGGAGAGGGGCCTGATGGCCAGGGACAACCGATGGTGCACCAGGCTACTCAAGCTAGAGCCCCTAAGGAGGTTCTACAAGAGGGTGGGGGCTAGGGTTGTAGTCGACGGGGCTAGATCCCTTGAGAGCGAGGGCCGGGCCAAGACCCCGAGGGTGGGCGTGAACCCCCTCATACCGGGGGTGAAGAGGCTACTCCCCATAAAGTCCTGGAGCAGGCTCGAAGTACAACTATACGCCAGCCTGAAGAGGCTACCAGTCAACCCGCTCTACGACACGGGCTTCCAGAGGATAGGATGCATGGTGTGCCCGGCGATGCACCTACACGAGCTCAGGCTAGCCAGCAAAATGAAACCCGGATTCTACGAGAGGCTCTACAATACACTAAAATCCACGGGCGTGAGGGACCCCCGGGGGACAATACTATCCGGGAGATGGAGGAACACGCCCACACCCAGGGATAAAGGCTGA
- a CDS encoding MmgE/PrpD family protein, whose product MAGIAEAVVDDVLGVVEAGDWVLGEARKALIDTLAVAAAAPRVYPKALRIASAIAGGEPGPIPILGSGGGRAPRLAAALANAFLAHSIEFDDWLAPGYVHAGSIAIPVVLSYGYDSSLREVLQAIAAGYEAGLKVGSYMGRSHYLRYHGTATIGSVVAATVYTMLVEGPSRRVLEAAITLAASYMGGLWSVNRAGALYKPLSPAKAVETGVLAAKAALVEGKPVPGGIERACQALYGDCRYIESYRYGVAVNGYKFYPSCRHSHTVIEAALELYGRVKPGEIKRIRARLYREAVEVAGIREPRGVEEARFSIPYLVAAALVYGRVGFREIEGSLRDPMVHRLARLVELEAVDEYTGQYPARQPAELVIQARGGTLSSYRDRPRGEPGSSVSMDEILEKVEGLREYMDPVEYSVIRRLASESLETTLGEAFEALWAER is encoded by the coding sequence TTGGCTGGCATAGCGGAGGCCGTGGTAGACGATGTACTAGGCGTGGTCGAGGCTGGGGACTGGGTTCTTGGGGAGGCGAGGAAGGCCCTCATAGACACGCTGGCAGTCGCGGCCGCCGCGCCACGCGTATACCCGAAAGCCTTGAGGATTGCATCAGCCATAGCAGGGGGCGAGCCCGGTCCGATCCCCATACTTGGCTCCGGGGGCGGGAGGGCTCCCAGGCTAGCCGCGGCGCTGGCTAACGCGTTCCTAGCTCACAGCATAGAGTTCGACGACTGGCTCGCCCCCGGCTACGTACACGCCGGGAGCATCGCCATACCCGTGGTTTTGAGCTACGGCTACGACTCCAGCCTCCGCGAGGTCCTACAGGCTATCGCAGCTGGCTACGAGGCTGGACTCAAGGTAGGCTCCTACATGGGCAGGAGCCACTACCTCCGCTACCATGGGACGGCCACGATCGGATCGGTGGTGGCCGCGACAGTCTATACGATGCTAGTGGAGGGACCCTCAAGAAGGGTTTTGGAGGCGGCGATAACACTAGCGGCATCCTACATGGGGGGACTGTGGAGTGTGAACAGGGCTGGCGCGCTCTACAAGCCCCTCTCACCGGCCAAGGCGGTCGAGACAGGGGTGCTAGCGGCTAAGGCTGCCTTGGTGGAGGGGAAGCCCGTGCCCGGCGGCATAGAGCGTGCATGCCAGGCCCTCTACGGCGACTGTAGGTACATTGAATCCTACAGGTATGGGGTTGCAGTAAACGGGTACAAGTTCTACCCATCGTGCCGCCACTCCCACACGGTGATAGAGGCCGCCCTAGAACTCTACGGGAGGGTCAAGCCAGGCGAGATCAAGAGGATAAGGGCCAGGCTGTATCGGGAGGCCGTTGAAGTAGCCGGCATAAGGGAGCCCCGCGGCGTGGAGGAGGCCCGGTTCAGCATACCATACCTGGTGGCGGCGGCCCTAGTCTATGGCAGGGTCGGGTTCAGGGAGATAGAAGGGTCCCTCCGGGACCCCATGGTCCATAGGCTGGCTAGGCTAGTCGAGCTTGAGGCCGTCGATGAATACACGGGCCAGTACCCGGCTAGGCAGCCGGCGGAGCTGGTGATCCAGGCTAGGGGAGGGACCCTATCCAGCTATAGGGACAGGCCCCGCGGCGAGCCAGGTAGCAGCGTGTCCATGGACGAGATCCTGGAGAAGGTGGAGGGCCTGAGGGAGTATATGGATCCCGTGGAGTATAGCGTTATTAGGAGGCTCGCCTCCGAGAGCCTGGAGACCACGCTAGGGGAGGCATTCGAGGCACTCTGGGCTGAGCGATGA
- a CDS encoding DUF3368 domain-containing protein → MKNKASRCLVLDSSAIIALAEIGMADIMEAPGMEIIVPQAVYEEVAVKGRGRPGSGELEDLVRQGKVKVLAPRDRALVEALHDPLGIGESEAIALAVEHGCTVILDDRIARLKAKSMGLAVKGTIGLLRLAYDKGIIDKDKLIRALRELKEHGFRVSDSVINEILKKLKLK, encoded by the coding sequence TTGAAGAACAAGGCTAGTAGATGCCTAGTACTAGATTCTAGCGCCATAATAGCTCTTGCAGAGATAGGTATGGCGGATATCATGGAAGCGCCTGGCATGGAGATAATCGTGCCTCAAGCGGTCTACGAGGAGGTAGCAGTTAAGGGCCGCGGCAGGCCTGGCTCAGGAGAGCTAGAAGATCTCGTACGCCAAGGTAAGGTAAAGGTTTTAGCGCCACGGGATAGAGCGCTGGTGGAGGCTCTCCACGATCCTCTAGGTATAGGTGAATCGGAGGCAATAGCACTAGCAGTTGAGCATGGCTGCACGGTAATCCTCGATGATAGAATTGCAAGACTTAAAGCGAAATCCATGGGGCTAGCAGTCAAGGGAACAATAGGCCTCCTACGACTAGCATACGATAAAGGTATCATAGACAAAGACAAGCTAATCCGAGCACTAAGAGAACTAAAAGAACACGGGTTCAGGGTATCTGATAGTGTAATAAACGAGATTCTAAAGAAACTAAAACTAAAGTAG
- a CDS encoding DUF104 domain-containing protein, whose protein sequence is MYENRVLKTLEPLGLEEGEEVVVVLKEDLVKYARRVRRSLTGRGGEPSEVLSRERGRLVWRS, encoded by the coding sequence ATGTATGAGAACAGGGTGCTAAAGACTCTTGAGCCTCTAGGGCTCGAGGAGGGTGAAGAGGTAGTTGTGGTCTTGAAGGAGGATTTAGTAAAGTATGCCCGCCGTGTCCGCCGTAGTCTAACGGGCCGGGGAGGGGAGCCTAGTGAGGTTCTCTCTCGGGAGAGGGGTAGGCTGGTGTGGAGAAGCTAG
- a CDS encoding UPF0175 family protein yields MAGRDKAILEIIKSERVPYRDPERLFLVLGLLLSRRISMGKAAELLGLRIDELWLVLRRLGIEYEVVDEEEAEEEIEAYKRLFKSGS; encoded by the coding sequence ATGGCGGGCCGTGATAAAGCCATTTTAGAGATTATTAAGAGTGAGAGAGTTCCTTATCGAGACCCGGAGAGGCTTTTCCTAGTCCTGGGGTTGCTCTTATCACGCAGGATCTCTATGGGCAAGGCCGCCGAGCTGCTGGGTTTACGTATCGATGAGCTTTGGCTGGTGTTGAGGAGGCTCGGGATAGAGTATGAGGTAGTTGACGAGGAGGAGGCAGAGGAAGAAATTGAAGCCTACAAGAGGCTCTTTAAGAGTGGTTCTTAA
- a CDS encoding UPF0175 family protein: MSREVVVRVRVPSHYVGDVEREVRLAYAVDLFLRGVVSVERAAELAGTSLYDFLVELRRRGIQAYPYSDEELREELGIEEQG; encoded by the coding sequence TTGTCTCGTGAGGTGGTTGTTAGGGTTAGGGTGCCTTCTCACTATGTTGGGGATGTTGAGAGGGAGGTTAGGCTAGCCTATGCCGTCGATCTATTCCTTCGGGGCGTTGTTAGTGTTGAGCGTGCAGCCGAGCTGGCTGGGACGAGCCTATACGACTTCCTAGTTGAGCTTCGTAGGAGGGGGATACAAGCCTACCCTTATAGTGATGAGGAGCTCCGAGAGGAGCTGGGAATTGAAGAACAAGGCTAG